The genomic stretch GACCAATGTAGCGACAGTGCCAACGGATGCGTCTAGTCAATGTATGTGATGGTTCTAAGTTGAGACTAACGAGGTATGCTGCTCAAATAACTGAAGGTCATTTTCTTAAACTAGGTAGTGACACTACCTTGCCCACTATTCACGAATCTGGCAACCATCTTCCGAGCTGCCGACTAGATGAACGCTCCACACATGAGAGCACGTTGAGCCTGGATCAGCCTAATCAGGGATCAATCCCGTCCTCTGGAGACAATCCGTTGCCCTCTCCTCGAGATTCTTTGCAGATAGACTGTTGGACCTTTGAAGGTCGAGCTTTTCCTCTCCAAACTCCAAGGATATCATATCCCTTCCTGGAGTTGGCGCCTGCCCTCTGGCATATCTATACAGACAATGTCGCTCCACTCTTGCCTTTGCTCCAAAGACCAAGCACGAGGAACTTGCTCTTGCTGGGAACACAATCCAAACAATCAATGACACAGAATAAGAAAGCGTTAATTCTCTCAATACTCTTTGTTGCTGTGGTCAGCATGTCCCCGGCGAAATGTGGCATGGTGCTTAAAGAAAGCCGTGACAGTGTGGTGCGGTACCTGAAGAGCGAAGTAAAACAGGCGTTATCAGACGCGAGGTTTCTCACTACTACGAGTCTCACATGCATGCAAGGTCTTGTGCTCTTTCTGATCGGATTGTATGCAGAGAACGAACAGCACGATTTCTGGTCTATGACAGCACTTGTCCTACATCGCGCTAAAGGAATGAATGTGCATAGGGATGGAGCTCACTTTGGATTGACTCCATTACGTGCCGAAATGCGCCGACGTTTATGGTGGATGATATGCTTGTTGGGTGTTTACTCCTGCGAGGACCATGCAAGAGAGACTAGAATTAACGAAGAGATGTATGATGTGCGACTTCCCTTAAACGTCAATGACGACGACCTATTCCCTGGAATGCAGGCGCTTCCACCAGAGCGAAAGGGAGGAACAGAGTTGACTTTCTGTTTATTGCGCTTCGAGACGATTAGTATCCTTCACTCAGCCAGCTCTACACCTGGGTCCTCATTTAACGATATAAAGGAAGTTTCGAACGACGACCGCCTCTGTAAAGTCCAGAAAATTCGTCAGTATCTGGACGAAACATATCTCAAGCACTGCGATCAGAATATACCTATTTTCTGGGTTGGCGCTGCTGTGACTCGTCTAATTATGGCCAAGGCCTGTCTATCTGCGTACCATCAAATACTCGACTTGGACAATGGAACCCCCCAGCCTCCACTTATTGGAGAGAAACTGATCCAGCTTGCAGTTGAGATGCTTCAGCTGGATTACCAACTTCGCGACCACCCAGTAATCTTCCAATGGGGGTGGCACCTGAGGTCTTGCACGCAATGGCATGGGATGGCTGTCGCATTATCAGCACAGTATTTGTATCCAGCTAGCTCTGTCAGCGCAGGCCATGCGTCGCAGTTAGCGATGTTAGAAAGACAAGATAGTCTCGAGTATGTGCAATGTTGCTGTTCCTAGTTATACCCAGGGTACTATACGAAATAAATTGATCTTCTCCGATTCTCTTGGGCCGAGGCGTTGCATTCGTTTggtagtatatataattgCTGCAGACTGCTGACCTAAGTACCAGAAAATTGGTATTCGGAGACATTGGCTACAGAGTACAGTGGGCTACAATCCGAGACTGAGTCAAACTCCTTTCAGTCTGGCTGTCCCAGTACGGACCGTGTATTTATCCTTACTCAAGACTTAACGCTACGAGAAGGAGGCAAGCGGTCGATTTGAATGACTCAGGGTATTATGGAGATGGCACATGAAAACTGAGTGCAGGGTATACAAGCACGTACGGATTTATTGTAAAGAGATTTGTACTCGCCTTGGGCTATGAAATAATTATGACACATAGCTCACTTTAATGGAGATGGGCATGAATGTTCCTTAGGGCTAAAGAATTTATCTTAGAAAGGGATTTTCGAAATACATTTAGCAAACCATTGACactatatatttctctcagGTCTGTCAGGTCCATCTAGCTAATTGCGGATCTGAACACTCCGATGAAACCAGTTGACATAGTACGTGTACACACATTTCAAAGCTCGTCTCTGGACAATACAATATCCCGATACAGCGACTTCACTACAGCGAAGGCACCAATGTCGAGCAATGATTGAACAGGCGTCATCAATCCCGATGCGCGCCGCACACTTCAGGGTTGACTTAATCAGAGATCACGGCGTGAGTAATTTTGCCTATAGATGACTGTGTAGCTACACCATACCTATGTGCATAAGACTAAATACTAGACATACCAAGGTTCAGTGCAATTTCCGCCGCTGACATCTTTAGCTGTATATTGTACGTTCGAGGTTAGTCACCAGTAGCAACATCACGGATATGCGGCAAATGTTCACAGGACCAAGCCATTTGGCAAAGATGAACATGATGCCGTGGTCCAGGATCAGGAAATCCGTCGGACTGGGTTGTCGGCTTTCGGAATCGGGCGTCTGATGCCCCGAAGCTTCCCTTGGCATTCAGAACCGCTTAGAAAGCGTATGGTAGTATCAGACCGAAGAGGAATGGTCATCTGCAATGGTGGATCGTATACTACCGGAAATGAGCACTTGTGTTTCATGATGTCTCTGCTGTCTAGATAGGAACAGAGCATGGAATTGGGAAAAGCTCCGAAGTCCGAGGTGAGTAGAGAAATGTCAGATGAACTGTACGAGCTCTTAAGAGTTATAAAACAGCAGTTCTTATTATAAAAACCCCATTGTAACGCCATCATTACATAGAGCCCTATCTCAATCCGCTCAAAGTTCAAGTCGTTGCTTACGCATATAGACATAATGACAGATCAGTCAACCTCGAAGCTCGATGGGAGATTTGAGCAAGACCTTGCAGGGAAGACTGCACTCGTAACGTTGTTATCCCTTCATCGCTCATCTTCGAAGACATTCAAAGCAATGCATGAATATTTATCACTGACTTGTATCAGGGGAGCGACTCGTGGAATCGGTCGAGCCACGGCCATCCACCTTGCGAAGCGAGGAGCTTCAATCTTGGGGACCTGTTCTTCCGAGACTTCGATGCACAATATCGAAAGTCTTTCTTCTGAGATTACTGAGTATTACCGGGGAACTGGCTGTGATGCACCAAAGATCGTTGGCGTTGCCGCCAATGTCCTATCTCTCGAGACGCCTGGCATCGTCGCAGAAGCTGTGGAGAAGCACTTTAACTCTAAGATACATATACTCGTGAACAATGCGGCGTATGATGAGCTTCGAGAAATGGGTAAGCTGGACGATGAATACGTACGAAAGGTCCTGATGGGAAACACACACACTTTGGTGATGCTCGTCGAAGCACTCTATACACGGAGTATGATTCAGCCGGATTCAAGGATTATCAATATGTCCAGCGTGTCAGGTCGAAAGATACCGTTTCCGTAAGTGACTGTTTGTCTCGGCATAATTTGAGTATATTGTTCTGGTTAGCTAAACTCCTTTCACAGCGCTATGTACCTCGTTGGTGCAACGAAGGCCACTATGGAAGCACTGACCCGGTCGTGGGCTGATATATTCGGAAAAGATCCTAAAACGCTAGGTACTACGGTTAACGCGCTCCTAATTGGTGCGACAGCTACAGAGGCTTTGTTCAGAGAAGCTACGCCTGAGCTGAAGAATATGGGACTCTCTGCCGTCCAGTCTGGCTCAGCTGTTTGTGGCGGAATGGGACTACCTGAGGATATTGCCAATATCGCGGGTTTGCTAGCCAGTGAGAAGGCACGATGGATTACAGGAAGCGTGGTCTGCGCCAATGGTGGTAGTGTCCATGTTATGTAACTGTCCTGCCGACGACGGAGTACACTTTCTAGTCCCATTGTGAGCTACCATGGTATAGATAGCAGTTGCCTGGTGTATTAGCCATTCGAGCGAGAATTTTATTCTCGGTCTGAACAGCAAAGAGCGTGCTGTGCGTGCCATAATAATCAAGTTAACGGAGTTGGATATTCAGTATTTGGAAGCGCCTTATGTAACGAAGGACATCCACCCTTTGGAAAGATAAAGGCAGTGAGCTTCAATCTACTTGTACTTTTGCCTGAGCCCAGCAATCGTAAGAGATTAAAGTAATCTGCAAAATTCGTAAACCCCCAGTTGTTCAGCTGTCGGGTGTTTTTTCGAGGAGGTAAAACAGGATTTGTCGCTAGGAGAGCTCCTAATGGTAAGATCTTTTATATAGGTCGGCCAAAATGACCGAATACCAGATATAGGAAGTTGCGGATGATCTAGTCATCGATCCTAATGATCATAACTTCGGTTATACGCAATATAACTAGCTTAGTAGGAGGATTACGTGTTAGATGACTCAGGCAAATGGATTCAAGCATAGGGAGATTATGATAGTTCAGGGGCTCAGACCCTCATTCATTCGTTTAATGACCATTGCTTTGGTGTATATGAAATACCGATTTATGTACACGGCAACACGGACTAGCATATATAAACTACGGTATCAATGTAGGGGACTTGCAAAATGCCCCTGTAACCGCCAGGCGCCTTGTGGCACAGCCCCGGCGTTGTGGAGTCGTGGTACGAGAGCAATGCATTGATCACTGCTCTTACTATGTCTAGTAAGCATCTTGCTCAAGGCATGTAAATAGTAGTGGTTTGTTTTGTACTAAAGGTAGTAATGCGTATGACTCAGTTCTAATAGTTCTATATACACTATAGTACTAACTCATCCAAGGCTTTGCTTAAGTTCAGATCTCTCACAGTTGGAAAACTTCCTCGGAAGGGTGTAATATACAAGCCGAGCCATATCCCAACGTTGCGGATTCATATCGGACAATCTCGATCTTGTTTATAGCTTCAGCCTGGAGACAATTCTCGGGGAATGTCAACTTTCCCACCCCCTCCCAAACCTCGACCGGCCTGGTCTCAAAATTGGAAGGCACCAACTCCTTAAGTGACGCTGGAGCGCCTGTAACAGGCGAGGGAATGACACGGAGGTTCAAAAATGGCCTATCAAGGTTTGATGTGGggctttgctttgctttccttcaAAACTAAACTCTACCAGCTTCTGTCCAACTGGTCGCTCAACATATCCTGTAGCTCTGTTTGATGAGCGCGTTGTCAGGGAGAGTTGACCCAGTCGTTTGGGAAATCCACATGGCTCTCTGCCCGCAAGGACAGCCATCTCATTGTCAAGAATCAGAGACAGGCAGAAATCATAGGATTTGCCGAGATATTTGGCCTCAACAGTATGAATAAATTCAAGAAAAGGCCCAGCAGGGCCAGCACCATAATTAAGTAAAGTAGCAGTCACTAGGGGCTCGTTCTCAACTTCGATCACATCCGGAATAAGGTGGCTGATGCTCTTGAAAGATGTTCGGTATTGTATAGTCAAGACTGTAACGTCGTCGAATACAGGAGTAGCGTCACTGTAGGGAGGGTCATGCTGCGGGATACCCCTATTGCTAATAGAAAGCTGTCCGAAAGGCATAGTTCTTAGCTCAAACTCTGAAGTAAGATATTGTTGAAAGGTAGAGTTACAAGTGAGTAGACAAACAAGAGTGGTATTTATATTGCCGCAAACGTTGTTTGTCCATTTCATTACGAAGAAATGCAATATACTACCATACGGAAGCCTGTGGAAGACCACCGGAGTACCACGGACGGACTTCGGACGGACTATGGACGGACTTTAGACATACTACAGTTGGTGGCCTCCGTTCCTCCGCTACTCTATAACACAGTCCCCACTTTTCTTCCGCAACCCCGAACAGTTTGACCAGATTACAATTTGGTGTGAGATCAAGTTCTTAACGAATGAAAAACTCGAGCAAGACAAGGACAAGCAAACCGCATTTTTCACGAGCCTTTTTCAAGGCAAGTATTTACCACGCTCCTATCCGCACTTGAAGAATCACTCAAGTCATGGCACCTGCCACCGCCTTCCAAGACGAAGAGAGAATGCAGCAAGATGTAGACAATATGCAGTGTTCTGTGGCTTGGAGAAACGGAATCCTTCTGTATGTATACAGGGTGTTCCGATGGACTCCCGGGTGCAGTGTCCCGGTTCATATCTTGTACCGCGTGAGGGTTATCATGGACCATGTCTTTGCTTGTCGCGACGACTGCATGATATCCAGACAGGCGTTGCTGCCGCTCTTCTTTGCGGGATGTGAATTGCAAGACCCCATGTCACACGGGAAGATATTAAATCTCTGTTCGTTTTGGAATGACAGGACAAGACACCACACGTTCAGTACCACAATACCACAACTAGAAGCTGTTTGGGCTTAGCAAAACACAAGGGGTTTCAAAAATATTTGGTAGGGGCAGATAATTGACAGGCAACACTCATCTGATAGCTATTCTCCTTTGCAGGTGCGAATATGTTCTGGCTAGCTATGGCATGATCTTTTGTCATGTTCTTTATGCAACGGTCATGTTTACGATGCCCAATTAACTTGGAGTTGCCATGTTTTCTTCATATAGCTATCCGAGCTCGATTGCGAGCTGCGCACAAACTGGTACGAAATCTGTAAAACGTGCCAACTCATACACTCGAAGTGAGGTACTATACGAATGGAAAGATCCAACTTTGGCATTAAGTCCTACATTAGTAACACAAAGCTTTCAATACGAACGATATTGGGGACCTTGCAGGGAAGGGCATTAATAATAGATGAATTGGACTGTCCACTTCACCTAATTGTGGAGCATATGAGAGAATGTGGGTGAGCTACTGATATAATCACTGTATGGTCGCAAATTCAATACATAAAGAATATACGCACAAATAAGTATAAACCCCTGAGCACAGCGCCCAATTCATCCGTTATTATACCCGTACATTCCCATAGATTTACCCTCGCTGGGGTTTACTCAAGtgtcattttccttttcaaccGATACTCACCATTCAATCGAGAGGAATCCCTCGCTACCAACATGCCACAGAATATTCCTTTGAATTAGAAATGAAGCAATTCACTGGAATAGAAGAATTATTCACATCCTTTTAGTTCTACTCTCACTCTCACTACCATGTTTCACTTGATTTCGTATTAATCACCAGGTCACTGCCGCCTGGACTCTACATATATAAAGCGTGGTCCCGACGCCAATCATAATACTGGCAAGTCGGCACCTTTGTATTACTTCATTTCGTACATCCTCTCTACTCAGTTGCCCTGACCCACGACGTTTCCAGAAGATTAGAGTTGCAACGTGAGGCCGAATATCAGAAGTCACAATACGTACACATTTTGCATCAGGAATATAGTTCCCGCAAACCAGGTGAATATCCGAGTCAAGCGACCAGAAAAACCTGACACCTTGTGGAGCGTTCCTCGCCTCATAGCCCCATTCTTCGGACAATCAATCTTGATGCGTGACAGCAAACTGCAGTCCCAAAACAGGGCCAGGAATACTGGTTCTTGGTGAACTCCTGGATCCCGATGAACAACGGCTGACCAGAGCCGAAAACGAAGCTTACCGTCGCTTGGTAGCCGGTTGTGACAATGGGTTTACCAGTACGGCGTCGGGGACAAGACTATGCATACGACATGGATTGAAATGGCAATTTACGGGTAAACGAATTACCTCGTGGACCGCTCGTGATCGTGTCTTACAGGAATAAGCAGTGGTACGTACCTGACGAGCAAGGGCTATTATGCACTAGTTAAAGAGGAGGTTGTCAAGCAGCAGCCATGGGTCATCAACCTCGAAGGTGGAAGTCCTCTTTGCACTCAACCTCAAGACGCTCAAAAGATGCGGCCTTTCCTTAATTGAGGAAGGCTAGTTAGGCCGTGATAACCAGCAACAAAGATCTGGATATCCCTTCGAATAGCTACTCGAGAGCTGTACAGCTCGTACACAAACAACAACGGTGTTTACTTCATAGACAGTTGGAAACATTACCAATAGATACCACTGCATATcctgaaggaggagcagcaCGAAGTTGTCCAATCGGCCCGGTCCTTTGGCGCGACATTCAGAGAGTTTGGTACACCAGTGGCTGGACCGCCAGGTACAAGGAAAACCTCGGTTTCGGCGAGAATCGCCCTGTACCACTGTCGTATTAAAAGACCTCTTCTGATAGTGTGTGGATCGGATCAAGGGCTTGGCGCCATCGCCAAACGTCACAGTGCCTCCGaactttcttttgtattcGAATAAGCGACCCGAGGGCCCTGATGCGATTGGAAATGTACTCCGCCCTGAAGGCCATGTAGCCTTCGGGCGAGAAGAGGCCGCATTAGTGCAGTTGAGCGATGCCATACAAGATGTGATGCATTGCAACAGGGACTTAGGCATACCATTTTAATAACTCGCTGAAAGCTCTACTATTGGGGCAAAACACCATGACTCTTTCCCTGCACAAAGGTCGAAAGTGTCCCACCAGAAGGAACCGAATACCTTCAAAGAATTAGGGGTAGGGTCAATTTCGAAAAGTACGGAGCGATCCAAGCGGCGCGATCCATGGGCGCAACATTCCAATAGCTGTCACCCCGATAACGGGACCGCCAGGGAACTGGAGAAACCTCCGTTTCGACCAGAATTGCCCCATACCACTGCCATACAAAAAGGCCTCGTCTGATCGTGTATGGTTCAAACCAAGGACTTGACGTGATCGCCAACCGAATTATGCTAGGGCTCTCATACCCAATCGACCCTGATGGTAGGGATGAGATCTATGGTCTGGACAAAAAGTAGCAAGAGGAATTGGAAACACAGTTGGCACCAGGAACTAAAGCTGCGTCTGACACCGAGTTCATGACCAAAATGAGCCCAGAGCTGGGTAGGTTGGGCATCTCAGATGCGGAGTTCAACTTACTCAGATCAAGCATTGAAGACTCCATGAAAGGTCAAGGCAACCCTTCTCTAGGAGGTCACATCATAAAACCCCTGGAACACGCCAAATGTCTCGGATCAAACTCGCTTGAGTGTGAAGATAAGGACATGATTTTGTTGTGGACATTCCTCACCTATCAGGAAGCACTGGTTCCGGGGGgattcttgttcttggaggaCGTGGTTGAGGATGCAGTTGAAGAGCCCGGTGCGATGGCAAGACCTGGCGAGGCACTCGCGTCGGATGACAactctgtatgtatggtgGCAACTTTGATAACTGGCCGCAAAGTAGTATGGCGGGAACTGCAGCGGTACTACATGCAGAGGGTTCAAGTTGTTTTGCACTACCTCCACAGTTGGCCGCAAGGTGCTCCGGCGGCTTCGCCCCTCCACGGCAATAATCGAAGAGGCTTCATCTCACGGAACCAACAGTGATCAAGGGAATGGCCCATAAGCTAGGGTCATTCAAAAAGATCACCCTCAGTGGTGACATATACTGATTGGACACAAAAATGACATCCATAAACTCCAATGAGTTTTATGACTCTGAGAGGATGTTCCACATATCACGCCTCCTCCTTTTAGGTGTTCCAGGTGTCCAGCCTCTGCAACAATACCGAATGATTCCCCAGATAGCAGAGTTTCCTAACGCAGAATTTTATGGCGGCAGACTTGTGGCCGCCCCTATCGCGGACACGCCCTGGAGGGGGTTGCAGATGGCAACAAGTCAGCACTACGGTGTAAAACGCGACGATTGCTTCATGTCGGTCATGAACTGTAGTTTGTGGCGCCGCCGAAGTGCGCCTTCAATGTTCAACCTTGAGTATATTAGGGAGGTGGCAGATCTAGCTCTTGCCTTAATCAAAGCCGGCATGTCTCAAAAAAAGGTCATGATCCTGTCGAACTAATAAAAGGACATTTCTGTTCCGTGACAGATGATTCATACTATAGTGATGTTGCCATCTAGAGCAAGTCCGCCCACTCTGCTCAAGGATTTGAGGCGAAAATAGTCGTCCGCCTAACAGCTCAGCCGGGGGACGATTCGTAATGGGGTCCATGGCAGATGGACAACGGCAAAACGTTGCGCTCACTGGGGCACGTGAAGGTCTTATCATTGTGAGACATGCGGAGATTGGTAAATACTCTTCGGTGGCGGCGCAATCTTGGGTCAAGCTTGTCAGTACTATCATGGCAAGGGCTACTTGATTTAGATATTTACAAGCCAATGTGCCCATTGTTGGTCTAGTCAGTGGTCGACAAGTAAACACGATTTGAATGGCGAAACGCATCTGGGCATAGATGAGTGCTCTGATGCAACAATGCTTACAGATGCCAAAGGAGCATACAGACACCTTGATAGACACGTTCAAGGATATAAAAATGGCGATGGGTGATTGTCACGAGATGGTTTTGGGAACTGGAGCTGATAAACAAAGACTAAATTGTAGCTGAAGGAGTAGTCCTGAAGCTTACGAAGTGGGCGAAGCGAGACAATACCAACGAAATGGAGACGAACCTAGACGTCGACAATTATGCAGATATACCGAGTTGCTTTATGAGAAATTCCTTCTTCACGGGAATCTATTATCGGTTAATAGAAATCGCTTTCTGAAGTCAACTCCAGAGGCCCCAACTACCTATCTTCACAGAGGATTGAACGAGCCACCCCGACCCTTGCTACACCCGTCGAATATACACCACTTGAGGAAAGGGTCGACGAAGGACACGTCGAACATGATCTGAATCGTAAGCAAGAACGTCCTGAGTAACCCGGATGCCTTCATCAGTCTATAACCCCTCCACCGATTACGCTGCAGCCGACATTACCTCCTCATCCTAAAACAGCAGTGACTCCAGTATACTTGTATTCTCCAACTCAAGAGTCGTCTCAAGCGCAATAGTCATCAAATACCTGTGCATCTAGTCGCATCCAGGTTTTATATCAAAAGTCAAACCGTTGGGTAAAGATTTAGCGAGGATGCTGCCACACAAGGATGATACGCTTATCAGGCTAAGACGAAAGTTACGGAAGTATGAGGATGGACTTTGAatgcttgaagaagatcttTTATTTTGCACTAAAAGAACCGACCATAATCCTACTATCTCAAGTTATCGGATACATTGCGGTCGTCAATGTATACTCCTTCGATTGATCCCCCAAAATCGACAGTTTGAGGGTTACTAGAAATCTCCATTACTTATGGCTAGTAACTAAACAATAGCACAATGACAACAAACAGTGTCACAAGTTCAACTCAACCCATTGGAACAGTAAGCCCTATATTTTCCCACACCCTGCCCTGTATAGATAGGGCAGACGATGCATATGGCCATTCATTAGTGCATTAATTCCTTATCAGTTGCAGTACTATATCACTCCAGGGTTTACAACAGAAGCTCTATCAGCTTCTATCAAGATAGTCATACTAATGTCACTCTGACACCATGACCTCTACGTCAGCCAACAGGTTCCAGCGTTGCCTAGTTCTAAGAACCACAggatctctctctttcttcccaacTTGTCTTCTCCTGAGTATTTTATTCTTATAACTATAGTTTCTAAGATTCTCCCCCACGGATACCGCCATCTAAATCCTTTGGCTCTCCATCCTTTTGGTTTGTCTTGTTCAATATTCCGCCTTATCAACTGTGTCACCAGCCCCTTACGCCTCCCTTCCGCAGAACTCTCCCATTTTTCCCTGACAATGTCGTTCACGGGCTCTAAATTCCAATTAATCATCCGCCAGCAGCCTACACGGGCACGCGTAGCTggtgtgaaagagaaagaccGCAAGCCGGTCGATCCCCAACCGATAGTGCAGTTCCAGGTGATAGAGCGAGGAAATTACCTCGCGCAACACTATCTGCAGAGTCCCTACTATTTCATGTGCTGCAGCTTGTTCGATCCCTTAAATGACGTCCCAGTTCCTGTACCGCCATCCACGGCTTTGACAGGTACTTTGGTCTCGTCACTCCACCGACTGAAGGACGAGGACAATAGCGAAGGgggcttctttgtctttaGCGACTTGTCTGTGAAACTCGAGGGAAGCTTTCGGCTGAAGTTCACACTTTTTGAAATGGGAGAGGGTAGCGCCTCTCATTTGGCGTCCATCATCTCAGACCGCTTCACCGTGGCTCGCCCGAAGGACTTCCTTGGGATGACAGAGGCAACCTCCCTGTCTAGACTATTCGCAGACCAGGGAGTGAAATTAAAGCTTCGGAAAAAGTCACGGGCAGGCATAAAGCGGTCACTCCAACAAGTGGAGGAGTATCCCCGACCGGCTCCTCGCCGTTCTCCGGATTATTCTTCGATCCAGATACCAGGGAATCCCTCTACGGGTTATTCAGGAGCTGTAGCTGGAGTATATCAAGACTACAGCTATTATACAGGCCCGGTTAAGCGGCAGTGCATGTCGCTCGATTATACTAACCGAGGGACCTATAACGACGGGCGAACGTACCCAATAGAAGCCCATCCACAGAGCCCAGCTCAGCCGACAAACCAACCACGGGCCTATACAACTCCTATATTGCAAGGCCACGTGGGCGTTAGAAATTACGCCATGTCGGACGGTATTCCGCCCTTTTCCC from Aspergillus oryzae RIB40 DNA, chromosome 1 encodes the following:
- a CDS encoding fungal specific transcription factor domain-containing protein (predicted protein) — protein: MRLVNVCDGSKLRLTRYAAQITEGHFLKLGSDTTLPTIHESGNHLPSCRLDERSTHESTLSLDQPNQGSIPSSGDNPLPSPRDSLQIDCWTFEGRAFPLQTPRISYPFLELAPALWHIYTDNVAPLLPLLQRPSTRNLLLLGTQSKQSMTQNKKALILSILFVAVVSMSPAKCGMVLKESRDSVVRYLKSEVKQALSDARFLTTTSLTCMQGLVLFLIGLYAENEQHDFWSMTALVLHRAKGMNVHRDGAHFGLTPLRAEMRRRLWWMICLLGVYSCEDHARETRINEEMYDVRLPLNVNDDDLFPGMQALPPERKGGTELTFCLLRFETISILHSASSTPGSSFNDIKEVSNDDRLCKVQKIRQYLDETYLKHCDQNIPIFWVGAAVTRLIMAKACLSAYHQILDLDNGTPQPPLIGEKLIQLAVEMLQLDYQLRDHPVIFQWGWHLRSCTQWHGMAVALSAQYLYPASSVSAGHASQLAMLERQDSLEYVQCCCS
- a CDS encoding SDR family oxidoreductase (predicted protein), with the translated sequence MHEYLSLTCIRGATRGIGRATAIHLAKRGASILGTCSSETSMHNIESLSSEITEYYRGTGCDAPKIVGVAANVLSLETPGIVAEAVEKHFNSKIHILVNNAAYDELREMGKLDDEYVRKVLMGNTHTLVMLVEALYTRSMIQPDSRIINMSSVSGRKIPFPAMYLVGATKATMEALTRSWADIFGKDPKTLGTTVNALLIGATATEALFREATPELKNMGLSAVQSGSAVCGGMGLPEDIANIAGLLASEKARWITGSVVCANGGSVHVM
- a CDS encoding acetoacetate decarboxylase family protein (predicted protein) produces the protein MPFGQLSISNRGIPQHDPPYSDATPVFDDVTVLTIQYRTSFKSISHLIPDVIEVENEPLVTATLLNYGAGPAGPFLEFIHTVEAKYLGKSYDFCLSLILDNEMAVLAGREPCGFPKRLGQLSLTTRSSNRATGYVERPVGQKLVEPFLNLRVIPSPVTGAPASLKELVPSNFETRPVEVWEGVGKLTFPENCLQAEAINKIEIVRYESATLGYGSACILHPSEEVFQL
- a CDS encoding uncharacterized protein (predicted protein); its protein translation is MSPELGRLGISDAEFNLLRSSIEDSMKGQGNPSLGGHIIKPLEHAKCLGSNSLECEDKDMILLWTFLTYQEALVPGGFLFLEDVVEDAVEEPGAMARPGEALASDDNSLAARCSGGFAPPRQ
- a CDS encoding uncharacterized protein (predicted protein) — its product is MGSMADGQRQNVALTGAREGLIIVRHAEIGKYSSVAAQSWVKLRIERATPTLATPVEYTPLEERVDEGHVEHDLNHLARMLPHKDDTLIRLRRKLRKYEDGL
- a CDS encoding velvet factor family protein (predicted protein), which encodes MSFTGSKFQLIIRQQPTRARVAGVKEKDRKPVDPQPIVQFQVIERGNYLAQHYLQSPYYFMCCSLFDPLNDVPVPVPPSTALTGTLVSSLHRLKDEDNSEGGFFVFSDLSVKLEGSFRLKFTLFEMGEGSASHLASIISDRFTVARPKDFLGMTEATSLSRLFADQGVKLKLRKKSRAGIKRSLQQVEEYPRPAPRRSPDYSSIQIPGNPSTGYSGAVAGVYQDYSYYTGPVKRQCMSLDYTNRGTYNDGRTYPIEAHPQSPAQPTNQPRAYTTPILQGHVGVRNYAMSDGIPPFSQVPESL